From a region of the Calonectris borealis chromosome 2, bCalBor7.hap1.2, whole genome shotgun sequence genome:
- the THNSL1 gene encoding threonine synthase-like 1 isoform X2 translates to MFHVVQYRPLRLITQNSLSSMCFKLMLSRPVALAQLWKSWFSSHSLVGNKNIILMGPPGAGKTTVGRIVGQKLDCPFIDIDDDVLETTWNMSVSEKLQDVGNEQFLEEEGKALLNFSASGSVISLTGSNPMHSAGMQHMQKNGIVVYLDVPTTVIMNRLKSMKVDRIMGQSPGISLKDILQFRKQFYKRWYDIRVLCGGDIAADVVAEKVLDAVKRYQNSELETFISTRSSRSGRNTENYSHKYFSDVVTEGLAPDGGLFVPERGLPKFTAGEWQSLIEATYIERAQVILERCIHPADIPASKLAEIIGTAYGENFTCSKIAPVRHLAGNQFLLELFHGPTASFKDFALQMVPHVFAYCIPRSCNYLVLVATSGDTGSAVLDGFSRLHDTDKQRIAVMNFFPEDGVSPIQKSQMIGCQKENAWSVGVKSDFDFCQTAIKQILTNSDYTGFLTVEYGTALAAANSINWARLLPQIVYHASAYLDLVHQDIFPFGSPVDVCIPTGNFGNILAALYAKMMGIPIRKCICASNENNVLTDFIRTGVYDLRGRKLIPTFSPAVDILKSSNLERYLHLIANEDGQLVTQLYNQLENQGHFQLRKDLLEKLQQDLVAGWCSEEDCLAAIHSVYSTTGYILDTHTAVAKVVADRVQDRTCPVIISSTAHYSKFAPAILRALRIAEIKQNPLSQLHLLSSYSPLPPVHWGLLETLKKKGNEDHQVCAADMSMLMSRIETLIQNHFMKVF, encoded by the coding sequence ATGTTTCACGTTGTTCAGTATCGGCCTTTAAGACTAATAACCCAAAACAGTCTTTCTAGCATGTGTTTTAAACTCATGCTTTCAAGACCTGTTGCACTTGCACAGCTATGGAAGTCATGGTTCTCAAGCCATTCTCTtgttggaaacaaaaatattatccTGATGGGACCTCCGGGTGCTGGGAAAACAACGGTTGGGAGAATAGTAGGTCAGAAACTAGATTGCCCTTTCATAGACATAGATGACGATGTCCTTGAAACAACCTGGAATATGAGTGTGTCGGAAAAACTGCAGGATGTTGGTAATGAACAATTTttagaggaggaaggaaaagcccTGTTGAACTTTTCAGCATCTGGAAGTGTCATTTCCCTTACTGGGTCCAATCCAATGCATTCTGCTGGCATGCAGCATATGCAGAAAAATGGAATAGTTGTATATCTGGATGTGCCCACAACAGTCATTATGAACAGGCTGAAATCAATGAAAGTGGATCGCATCATGGGCCAGTCTCCTGGTATTTCTCTCAAGGACATACTTCAGTTTAGGAAGCAGTTCTACAAAAGGTGGTATGACATCCGTGTTCTTTGTGGAGGGGATATCGCAGCAGACGTTGTAGCAGAAAAGGTACTTGATGCTGTGAAGAGATACCAAAACTCAGAACTGGAAACTTTCATTTCTACTAGGTCTAGTAGGTCTGGAAGGAATACGGAAAATTACTCTCATAAATATTTCAGTGACGTTGTTACTGAGGGCTTAGCCCCTGATGGAGGACTCTTTGTTCCTGAGAGAGGACTTCCAAAATTCACTGCTGGAGAATGGCAAAGCCTAATAGAAGCAACTTACATTGAAAGAGCCCAGGTGATACTAGAAAGATGCATACATCCTGCTGATATTCCTGCTTCTAAGCTGGCAGAAATTATTGGAACTGCTTATGGAGAAAACTTTACTTGTTCTAAAATTGCCCCAGTTAGGCATCTGGCAGGCAATCAGTTTCTCCTTGAGTTATTTCATGGACCAACAGCATCATTTAAAGATTTTGCATTACAGATGGTGCCACATGTATTTGCATACTGCATTCCCAGAAGCTGCAATTACTTGGTTCTGGTAGCTACTTCTGGTGACACAGGGAGTGCTGTCCTAGATGGCTTTAGTCGTCTCCATGACACTGACAAACAGAGAATTGCTgtgatgaatttttttcctgaggatggAGTAAGCCCAATTCAAAAATCACAGATGATTGGCTGTCAGAAAGAAAATGCCTGGTCAGTAGGTGTCAAATCTGATTTTGATTTTTGCCAGACAGCTATAAAGCAAATATTAACTAATTCTGATTATACAGGCTTTCTTACAGTAGAATATGGAACAGCTTTAGCTGCAGCAAACTCCATAAACTGGGCACGACTGCTTCCTCAGATAGTTTATCATGCCTCTGCATACCTTGATCTTGTTCAtcaagatatttttccttttggaagcCCTGTAGATGTTTGCATTCCTACAGGAAACTTCGGCAACATATTAGCTGCTTTGTATGCTAAAATGATGGGAATTCCTATTAGAAAATGTATTTGTGCTTCcaatgaaaacaatgttttgacTGACTTCATAAGAACAGGTGTTTATGatttgaggggaagaaaattaattcccaCTTTTTCACCAGCAGTAGATATTCTGAAGTCCTCCAATCTTGAGCGATACTTGCACCTGATTGCTAATGAGGATGGACAACTGGTGACACAATTATATAACCAGCTGGAAAATCAGGGTCACTTCCAGCTACGGAAAGATCTGCTTGAAAAGCTTCAGCAGGACTTGGTGGCTGGATGGTGCTCTGAGGAGGACTGCCTGGCTGCCATTCACTCTGTATACAGTACTACAGGATATATTTTGGATACACACACAGCTGTTGCTAAAGTAGTTGCAGATCGAGTACAAGATAGAACTTGCCCAGTTATTATTTCATCTACAGCTCATTATTCTAAGTTTGCACCTGCTATCTTGAGGGCCTTGAGGattgcagaaataaaacagaatccATTAAGTCAGCTTCACTTGCTGAGTTCTTACAGCCCTCTGCCTCCAGTCCACTGGGGCCTATTAGAGAccctgaaaaagaaagggaatgaGGACCACCAGGTCTGTGCTGCTGATATGAGTATGCTGATGTCCCGAATAGAAACCTTAATTCAAAATCATTTTATGAAAGTTTTCTGA
- the THNSL1 gene encoding threonine synthase-like 1 isoform X1 produces MEFFTNHLLGLPSLQKRIGCNSSSLAVAQVSVKWTVKLAWKKETTTQQKMFHVVQYRPLRLITQNSLSSMCFKLMLSRPVALAQLWKSWFSSHSLVGNKNIILMGPPGAGKTTVGRIVGQKLDCPFIDIDDDVLETTWNMSVSEKLQDVGNEQFLEEEGKALLNFSASGSVISLTGSNPMHSAGMQHMQKNGIVVYLDVPTTVIMNRLKSMKVDRIMGQSPGISLKDILQFRKQFYKRWYDIRVLCGGDIAADVVAEKVLDAVKRYQNSELETFISTRSSRSGRNTENYSHKYFSDVVTEGLAPDGGLFVPERGLPKFTAGEWQSLIEATYIERAQVILERCIHPADIPASKLAEIIGTAYGENFTCSKIAPVRHLAGNQFLLELFHGPTASFKDFALQMVPHVFAYCIPRSCNYLVLVATSGDTGSAVLDGFSRLHDTDKQRIAVMNFFPEDGVSPIQKSQMIGCQKENAWSVGVKSDFDFCQTAIKQILTNSDYTGFLTVEYGTALAAANSINWARLLPQIVYHASAYLDLVHQDIFPFGSPVDVCIPTGNFGNILAALYAKMMGIPIRKCICASNENNVLTDFIRTGVYDLRGRKLIPTFSPAVDILKSSNLERYLHLIANEDGQLVTQLYNQLENQGHFQLRKDLLEKLQQDLVAGWCSEEDCLAAIHSVYSTTGYILDTHTAVAKVVADRVQDRTCPVIISSTAHYSKFAPAILRALRIAEIKQNPLSQLHLLSSYSPLPPVHWGLLETLKKKGNEDHQVCAADMSMLMSRIETLIQNHFMKVF; encoded by the exons atg GAGTTCTTCACAAATCACTTGCTTGGTTTGCCATCCCTTCAGAAGAGAATTGGATGCAACTCTTCCAGCCTTGCTGTTGCACAAGTCT ccgTTAAGTGGACTGTCAAGTTggcttggaaaaaagaaacaacaacccAGCAGAAGATGTTTCACGTTGTTCAGTATCGGCCTTTAAGACTAATAACCCAAAACAGTCTTTCTAGCATGTGTTTTAAACTCATGCTTTCAAGACCTGTTGCACTTGCACAGCTATGGAAGTCATGGTTCTCAAGCCATTCTCTtgttggaaacaaaaatattatccTGATGGGACCTCCGGGTGCTGGGAAAACAACGGTTGGGAGAATAGTAGGTCAGAAACTAGATTGCCCTTTCATAGACATAGATGACGATGTCCTTGAAACAACCTGGAATATGAGTGTGTCGGAAAAACTGCAGGATGTTGGTAATGAACAATTTttagaggaggaaggaaaagcccTGTTGAACTTTTCAGCATCTGGAAGTGTCATTTCCCTTACTGGGTCCAATCCAATGCATTCTGCTGGCATGCAGCATATGCAGAAAAATGGAATAGTTGTATATCTGGATGTGCCCACAACAGTCATTATGAACAGGCTGAAATCAATGAAAGTGGATCGCATCATGGGCCAGTCTCCTGGTATTTCTCTCAAGGACATACTTCAGTTTAGGAAGCAGTTCTACAAAAGGTGGTATGACATCCGTGTTCTTTGTGGAGGGGATATCGCAGCAGACGTTGTAGCAGAAAAGGTACTTGATGCTGTGAAGAGATACCAAAACTCAGAACTGGAAACTTTCATTTCTACTAGGTCTAGTAGGTCTGGAAGGAATACGGAAAATTACTCTCATAAATATTTCAGTGACGTTGTTACTGAGGGCTTAGCCCCTGATGGAGGACTCTTTGTTCCTGAGAGAGGACTTCCAAAATTCACTGCTGGAGAATGGCAAAGCCTAATAGAAGCAACTTACATTGAAAGAGCCCAGGTGATACTAGAAAGATGCATACATCCTGCTGATATTCCTGCTTCTAAGCTGGCAGAAATTATTGGAACTGCTTATGGAGAAAACTTTACTTGTTCTAAAATTGCCCCAGTTAGGCATCTGGCAGGCAATCAGTTTCTCCTTGAGTTATTTCATGGACCAACAGCATCATTTAAAGATTTTGCATTACAGATGGTGCCACATGTATTTGCATACTGCATTCCCAGAAGCTGCAATTACTTGGTTCTGGTAGCTACTTCTGGTGACACAGGGAGTGCTGTCCTAGATGGCTTTAGTCGTCTCCATGACACTGACAAACAGAGAATTGCTgtgatgaatttttttcctgaggatggAGTAAGCCCAATTCAAAAATCACAGATGATTGGCTGTCAGAAAGAAAATGCCTGGTCAGTAGGTGTCAAATCTGATTTTGATTTTTGCCAGACAGCTATAAAGCAAATATTAACTAATTCTGATTATACAGGCTTTCTTACAGTAGAATATGGAACAGCTTTAGCTGCAGCAAACTCCATAAACTGGGCACGACTGCTTCCTCAGATAGTTTATCATGCCTCTGCATACCTTGATCTTGTTCAtcaagatatttttccttttggaagcCCTGTAGATGTTTGCATTCCTACAGGAAACTTCGGCAACATATTAGCTGCTTTGTATGCTAAAATGATGGGAATTCCTATTAGAAAATGTATTTGTGCTTCcaatgaaaacaatgttttgacTGACTTCATAAGAACAGGTGTTTATGatttgaggggaagaaaattaattcccaCTTTTTCACCAGCAGTAGATATTCTGAAGTCCTCCAATCTTGAGCGATACTTGCACCTGATTGCTAATGAGGATGGACAACTGGTGACACAATTATATAACCAGCTGGAAAATCAGGGTCACTTCCAGCTACGGAAAGATCTGCTTGAAAAGCTTCAGCAGGACTTGGTGGCTGGATGGTGCTCTGAGGAGGACTGCCTGGCTGCCATTCACTCTGTATACAGTACTACAGGATATATTTTGGATACACACACAGCTGTTGCTAAAGTAGTTGCAGATCGAGTACAAGATAGAACTTGCCCAGTTATTATTTCATCTACAGCTCATTATTCTAAGTTTGCACCTGCTATCTTGAGGGCCTTGAGGattgcagaaataaaacagaatccATTAAGTCAGCTTCACTTGCTGAGTTCTTACAGCCCTCTGCCTCCAGTCCACTGGGGCCTATTAGAGAccctgaaaaagaaagggaatgaGGACCACCAGGTCTGTGCTGCTGATATGAGTATGCTGATGTCCCGAATAGAAACCTTAATTCAAAATCATTTTATGAAAGTTTTCTGA